In Ruegeria sp. YS9, the genomic window TTCGACTGAAAGGTCTGTCCAAGTTCGAATGCCTGAAAACGCGGTTTCGGGGTTTTCTTGGGCTTGGGTTTCGGCAAAGAGGTCGGATGGACCGTCTGCGGGATTTCCGGGTGCAGCCTCTCGGCCTGTTTGGCGACCTTGCGCCACAGCTCGATCTCTTCGTTTGTCAGTTTGCGCCGGGTCATCAGAATTCATCCGGCAGCAGGGCATAGGCACGCTGGATGGGCAGCAACAGCACCATCCGGCCCGGATCCTTCAGTTTGCCCGCGGCCTGACCGGCTTCGTCCCCCGTTCCGAAAAAGATATCAGCCCGTTGCGCGCCTTTGATGGCCGCACCTGTATCCTGCGCGATCATCAGGCGGCGGATCGATTCCTTGCCGTCCTTTTCCACCCAAACCGGCGCACCCAGCGGGGTATAGGCCGGATCGACCGCGATGCTGCGCATGGTCGTTATGGATCGGTTCATGGCACCCAGCGGTCCAAGCTCGGGCGCGACACGCGAAACTTCGCGGAAAAACACGTATGAGGGGTTGTGGAGCAGCAATTCCGCACCGGCCTCGGGGTTCTTGCGCACCCAGGCGCGGATCATCTGCGCGCTGACCTCATGCGCGCCAAGAACACCGCGCCGCACCAGTTCCACGCCAATTGACCTGTAGGGATGCCCGTTCGCACCACCATACCCGACGCGCAAAGCCCCCCCATCCGGCAATCGAACACGACCCGAACCCTGGATTTGCAAGAAAAACAACTCTACGGGGTCATCGACCCAGGCAATCTCAAGCCCGCGGCCCTGCATGACATCACTGGTCAGGATTTCTCGCCGGCTCAGCCAGGCCCCCTCAGCGCGGGCCTCGGGCGGCATTTTGTAGATGGGGTACCTGAAACGATCCGTCCGGGTACGCGCACCATCAAGTTCGGGTTCGAAATACCCCGTGAACAGGGCATCCTCACCATCCTCGACCAGAACAGGGCGAAAAAAGAGCTCAAAGAACGACCGTGCCGCTTCGGCATCGTAGGTTCTTGCCACACCGCACAGGGCCCGCCAATCGGGATCTTTCAGATCACCGCAGGTGTTCAGAAAAACCGAAAGGGCTGCACCGTGGTCATCCTCGGCCCAGCCATGCAGATCATCGAACGACAGAATGGATCGCGTTGCCTCGGCTCCGGCAGCGCTGGCAGCGGTCATTGCACCCACCAGTAAAAGCGACCGGAGCGTGGCAATCATGCGTCCGTGGCAACAAGCAGCCAGTTCGGATCGTCCTTGCCCATCACACGGGCAAAGGTCCAGCTGTCCTTTTGGCGTTTCACGGTATTGGGGCTGCCTTCGACGATATCGCCACCGCGATCCCGCACGACCGATGTCAGTTCACCCACGAATTTCATGGTGATTTCGGCCTGATTGGTATCCTTGTCGAACTTCACATCCGTCAGGGTCGTCTCTCGGACACCGATAAACTCGGCCTCGATCGTCAGGCCCTGATCTTCTCGTGCGGCGACGCCCGCAACGAAGGATTCAAAAACTTCTTCCGACAGGAACGGTTGGATCTCGTCCAGGTTTCCCTTTTCATACCCCATCAGGATCATTTCATAGGCACCGCGCGCACCCTGAACAAACTCGGTGACGGAAAAACTGGGTTCAACCCGTTTCATCGCCGCCAGCGTCTGTGCCAGCTCGCTGTCTTCCGGGACATGGTCTGTGATGTCATGATCCGGGCCGCCTTCGATCACTTCGAAATCGCGGCGCGACTTATGCGCTTCGGGCTGCTGCTGCACAGGCGGTTTTTCAAAACCTTCACGCGTGCCCAACACGCTCTTGAGGCGCAGGATCAGGAAAACGGCAATTCCGGCCAGGACCAGCAACTGGATCATGGGTTCGTTCATTTCATCCTCTTTTCAGAACCGCGGCTTTGTATACGCGGCCTCATGCCACTATGTAGGTGACCGTAGGTGGCAAGTCCACAGCCCGGCCTAAGGGAAAGGATAACGCAAATGTATCTGTTCTTGGCATTTTTGTTGGTGCCCATCATCGAGATTGCGCTGTTTATTCAGGTTGGCGGGTTGATCGGCTTGTGGCCAACCCTTGCCATCGTAGTACTGACGGCGGTTTTGGGCACTGTTTTGGTGCGGACACAAGGTCGCATGGCGTTGGGAAACCTGCAACGGTCGTTTGCCGAACTGGCCGACCCGACCGAGCCGCTGGCGCATGGTGCGATGATCCTGTTGTCGGGTGCTTTGTTGCTTACACCGGGATTTTTCACTGATGCCATTGGATTTGCGTTGCTTGTTCCGGGCGTACGGGTTGCGGTTTTCAGGTACCTCAGATCGAAAGTCACCGTTACCCAGTTTCAGATGGGTCAGGGCCCCGGTTTTCGGTCACGGGAAAATCCGTTCGATCAGGGTGACATCATAGACGGCGACTTTACCGAGGTCCGCCCGAAAAATGATCCGTCAAAGCCGTCTAAATGGGTGGAAGGCCCCCACCGGCATTGAGGTGCCGCGCCCAACTTGATAAGCAGTGGCGAATTTCATTTTTGGAGTAGATCCATGGCCGAAGAAAAAGCTGCAGAAAACACTGCGGCCAAAGCCGCCCCGCAAGTTCAGATGCGTGTTCTGGGGCAGTTCATCCGCGACATGTCCTTTGAAAACGTGATGGCCCAGAAGGGTGTTTCCGGTGACGTACAGCCCGAAATAGCGGTTCAGGTGAATCTGGACGCCAAGAAACGCCCGACAGACCACCAGTTCGAAGTGTCGATCAAGCTGAACCTGACATCCAAAGCCAAAGGTTTGGAAGACGTTCTGTTCCTGTGTGAGCTGGACTATTGCGGCCTGTTCCATGTGGAAGGTGTGCCGGAAGACCAGCTGCACCCGTTCCTGATGATCGAATGCCCGCGAATGCTGTTCCCGTTCCTGCGCCGCATCGTCAGCGACATCACCCGTGACGGCGGTTTCCCACCGGTGAATCTGGACAATATCGATTTCGTCGCCCTGTATCGCAACGAATTGATGCGTCGTCAGGCCGAACAGTCCCAGAAGACAGACGCCTGAGGTTTTGGCCCGTACCTGACGGGTTCAGGGGCGGGTCCACAGGGCATTGTCGCCCAGTTTTTCGATGAACGCGTCATGTGCCGCGCGTTCATCCTCGGTAATACGAGACGGCAGCGGCGTGGCTCGTGGTGCCGGTCGCCAATCATCGCCGCCGCCTGCCACGGATGATGCAGATGTCGACAGTCCAAAATCGGGCTGTCGTCCTCCGATCAGCTCAAGATAAACCTCGGCCAGAATTTCAGAGTCGAGCAACGCGCCGTGCAGAACACGGTTCGAGTTGTCGATATTGAAGCGACGGCAAAGCGCATCCAGTGAAGCCGGAGAGCCGGGGAACCGTTTGCGCGCAATCGCCAGCGTATCCAGCGCCTGTTCCATCGGGATGAGCGGGGCACCCATCCATTTCAGTTCGGCATTCAGGAACTTCATGTCGAAAGATGCATTGTGGATCACCAGCCGCGCATCGCCGACGAATTCGCGAAAAGCGTGTCCGATCTTGGCAAAAACCGGTTTGTCTTTCAGCGTCACTTCGCCTTTTTCCGGCGGACGCGGGTTTTCCAACAGGTCCGGGCCGATGCCATGCACGCCAAATGCCTCTTCCGGCATCGAACG contains:
- a CDS encoding murein transglycosylase A; protein product: MIATLRSLLLVGAMTAASAAGAEATRSILSFDDLHGWAEDDHGAALSVFLNTCGDLKDPDWRALCGVARTYDAEAARSFFELFFRPVLVEDGEDALFTGYFEPELDGARTRTDRFRYPIYKMPPEARAEGAWLSRREILTSDVMQGRGLEIAWVDDPVELFFLQIQGSGRVRLPDGGALRVGYGGANGHPYRSIGVELVRRGVLGAHEVSAQMIRAWVRKNPEAGAELLLHNPSYVFFREVSRVAPELGPLGAMNRSITTMRSIAVDPAYTPLGAPVWVEKDGKESIRRLMIAQDTGAAIKGAQRADIFFGTGDEAGQAAGKLKDPGRMVLLLPIQRAYALLPDEF
- a CDS encoding Tim44/TimA family putative adaptor protein is translated as MNEPMIQLLVLAGIAVFLILRLKSVLGTREGFEKPPVQQQPEAHKSRRDFEVIEGGPDHDITDHVPEDSELAQTLAAMKRVEPSFSVTEFVQGARGAYEMILMGYEKGNLDEIQPFLSEEVFESFVAGVAAREDQGLTIEAEFIGVRETTLTDVKFDKDTNQAEITMKFVGELTSVVRDRGGDIVEGSPNTVKRQKDSWTFARVMGKDDPNWLLVATDA
- a CDS encoding FxsA family protein yields the protein MYLFLAFLLVPIIEIALFIQVGGLIGLWPTLAIVVLTAVLGTVLVRTQGRMALGNLQRSFAELADPTEPLAHGAMILLSGALLLTPGFFTDAIGFALLVPGVRVAVFRYLRSKVTVTQFQMGQGPGFRSRENPFDQGDIIDGDFTEVRPKNDPSKPSKWVEGPHRH
- the secB gene encoding protein-export chaperone SecB is translated as MAEEKAAENTAAKAAPQVQMRVLGQFIRDMSFENVMAQKGVSGDVQPEIAVQVNLDAKKRPTDHQFEVSIKLNLTSKAKGLEDVLFLCELDYCGLFHVEGVPEDQLHPFLMIECPRMLFPFLRRIVSDITRDGGFPPVNLDNIDFVALYRNELMRRQAEQSQKTDA
- the dnaQ gene encoding DNA polymerase III subunit epsilon, yielding MREIVLDTETTGFDPESGDRIVEIGAVELWNHVATGETYHVYINPERSMPEEAFGVHGIGPDLLENPRPPEKGEVTLKDKPVFAKIGHAFREFVGDARLVIHNASFDMKFLNAELKWMGAPLIPMEQALDTLAIARKRFPGSPASLDALCRRFNIDNSNRVLHGALLDSEILAEVYLELIGGRQPDFGLSTSASSVAGGGDDWRPAPRATPLPSRITEDERAAHDAFIEKLGDNALWTRP